A genomic stretch from Chiloscyllium plagiosum isolate BGI_BamShark_2017 chromosome 2, ASM401019v2, whole genome shotgun sequence includes:
- the LOC122564708 gene encoding thymosin beta-10, which translates to MEEKPDFSEVASFDKSKLKKTDTEVKNTLPTKETIDQEKKAESN; encoded by the exons ATGGAAGAAAAGCCTGACTTTAGCGAGGTCGCCTCCTTTGATAAGAGCAAGTTGAAAAAGACTGACACAGAAGTGAAGAATACTCTCCCCACAAAAGAAA CTATTGATCAAGAGAAGAAGGCAGAGAGCAACTAG